Within the Deltaproteobacteria bacterium genome, the region TCTTATCGATCATAGTTCATCTGTCTGACGTGGCAAAAGTAGAGGCGATTTCAAGTCGATACTACGGTCAATCAATTGACGATGCTCCGTGGGACATAAAACTGTATTACATGACTCATCCGGAAAATCGGGGGAGGATCAGAATGCATCAATTAGTAAAATTGCGACACCTCCCTTGCTGCCTTTCGAATTTCTAACGAATTGATCGTCCGCCGAATTCGAAAAGCTCGGAAGTAGAAAAAGCAAAACAAGAATGAGTTTCTGCACCGTAAGCAGGTTTTGCGACAATGATACCAACTCGATTGCCTGACTCAATAGATTAGAAAGTAAATCCCTGTCCAAACACTTTACAAACTCGCGGGAAAGAGCACAGGCCTAAGTCTAATAGGAGCACAAGCAATCCTTGATTTCGTTGAAAATTAATGGATACGGTCGTACATGGTCAATAAACTGCCACCTGAGTTTAGATTTGTCGAGCTATCGAATTCCGACTTTCAAAAGTACTGGTCTGATTGGGGCCCGAAAATATTTGATGATGAAAGCACAAATTTAGACACTCGAAAGATTCTTTCTGACGAAGAAAAGTTGCACCTTAAGAATCTGTCAGTTCATACCGCCAATCTGATCCGACTAAACTTGGGAATTTTTCGTGGTGAGGAGTTTTGCGGTTGGTTCACAGGTGGCCAGCAAGACTATGAAACATTCTATATGAGAAATAGTGCTATCTTGCCTGACTTTCGAGGCCAGGGGCTCTACACAGCACTCATGTACGAAGTTCTAGAGCGGGCACGAAAAATGGGATTTCAGATAGTTTCGTCTCGCCATACGACGACCAACAATTTAATTATTGTGCCGAAGCTTAAAGCGGGTTTTGTAATTAGCGCAATTGAAGTGTCAGAACGATTCGGAACACTTGTTCATCTCAAGTACTTCTTTAATCAGACAAGAAAGAAAGTGATGGTATTTCGCGCAGGAGATCTGAAACCAGATACTCAGCTTAGGAATGCGTTGGGGATTGAGTGAGTTTTAAAGAGAGATTGAAACCTGTGAGTCCTATTTAAATGAAAATACCGCATTTGAAATTCGGATGAGTGAAGACCTTGTCGGCTTTTTGCTTTTGCATTGAAGGGCACAGAAGTGTATTTAGACCATCTTTGGATTGGGCCTTCTGATTTCAGTTTTTCGTAGGAAATTTGGAAACGGAGATCTGAATGTACGTACCTAGTTTTTATCGCGAACAGAGAACAACTTTAATTTATGAGCTCATCTTGGAAGTTGGATTTGCGACGGTACTTACTGAAGGTAACACGGATCTGATAAGCCACCTTCCTGTGCAGTTGTTATTTGATGATGTGGGCCGCCCAGAGCTGCTGACCCACTGTGCTCGCGCCAATCCTCATTGGCGCGAGCTGAAAAAGAGTAGGCGTGCTAAAGCGATATTCAATGGTCCTCATGCTTACATTTCACCTTCTTGGTATCCGCCAGCCAAAGACAACGTACCAACTTGGAATTATGCCGTGGTACACTCAAAAGGAAATGTCGAAATAATTGAAGATCCTAGTGGCATCACTGATTGTATGGCAAAGTTTGTCAATCATTTCGAAAAGGTTAATAAAACTGGATGGGAATTGCCCTTAGAAGAACGTGCGATCGGCGAGCTAATGAAGGGCATCGTAGTTTTTAAAATCAAGGATATAGAATTCGAAGCAAAGTTTAAACTTAGTCAAAAACAAGATCCATCCACCCGGGACAAGGTCATTCAAAAACTAGAAGCGAAATCTGATTCTTTGAGCCTTGTGAACTATATGAAGAAGGCTTTTGCAAATGATTAACGGCATCCTGCTCGTCACACGAACAGCCTATGATAAGTGATTTCAATCTCGATCAAGTTCATTTTCGAATCTTAAATTCAAGCGATAGCATTGTTGAGATTAATGCTTTATTGAAGGCGGCATATAAGCCACTCGCAGATGCAGGAATGCGATACGCGGCCTCTCATGAAGATGTGGATGCAACCCTTAGGAACATTAAAGACGGCGAATGTCATCTTGGACTATTTGCTCAGAAAATTGTCTCATGTGCAGTGCTGCGAATTCCCAACCAGGTTGAAAAGAGCGGGTGGAAATCCAAAGGTCCCAATTGGTATAAATCACCAGGAACGACTACCTTCGGACGTTTCGCGGTATCACCTGCATTGCAGAGCATGGGCCTTGGAGCAAAAATGATGGATGTCTTGGAATGCCGTGCTAGAGAGTTGGGTTTTACAGAGCTAGCACTTGATACATCGGAGCACGCAAATCATCTAATAAAGATGTATGAACGAAGAGCCTATCGATTTATTGAATTCCATCAATGGGAAATTACTAACTATCGAAGTGTAGTCATGAGCAAAGCACTTTAGGTCCAAACTACTAGTTTGTCGTGCGTATGAGTCACCAGGAACCTTAATCTCAAAAGACAGTCGTTTCAGAGCAGCAATCCGCTCAGGATTAACTCCTTTCTTGATCTTCGGAATCCTGACGAGCCAAGATGCTGCAAATCTCGTTACGATGTAGCGATCAGGTTGAGTTGGATCAAGGACAGTGAGCTCGCTAACGACGCTGAGGTCTCGGGGTTCATATCAGATTCTCCAGATGGAAAACTTTCGATGATCGGGAATAGTCTCGTCTTCACAGGCAAAAATTTTGAAGACCAAGACGAGGCCGGCTGGGGAAAAGGAAAAGAGCAAACCTTCAGTTACTGCTGGAGTTTAGTCGAAGAGAAAGACGAATTTGTCGCAGACGAGAATTGCGATCGGCTGGCTCCAAAAAAACGGAAAAAGTAGCATTTTCCCGAATACCATTTTCATCGGGTAGACCGGGTTAGGATCTATTCGAAATTGATTGGAGTTAGTTCCGCAAATAGGTCTCAATTCTTTTAGGTCAGAAATGCAGTGATTAGCGACCACACGAAATGAAAAACGAAATGATCAAAAAGACAATCCACGCAGGGTGCTTTCCTCTAGTGCCAACAAACCAAAGTATGGCAGCCAAAACGAAAGTAACGAATAAAGTCTCAATAACTATGGCTTGAACATTTTTATAGGCAGACGGAAAAACATGATCATTTACAGTTAATATTATAGCGACGGACCAAGCAAAAATAGTGAGCAGATGCCACGTACTCCACAGAGCTCGAATCTGTTGAACTTTCAGTCCGTTAAGACCCGTATCTATCCAGCTGCCGTTCTTGCGGAGATGTCGAAAAATCAAATACTCACCGAATACGGAATGGGCGAAACCAAGCAAAAAAATTAGAGGGGGTGCGGCTAAAATCAAAGTTCTCATGCGTTCATCTATAGCGCCGGATTTCGGCGCTGTGTAGAAAAACAATGTCACCTTGCCACCCTCCGCTGCCCGCCTCCTATGCGCTTTGGTCGGGGATTCGGAGTGCGGGGACTCGGCCGAAAATTGTGAAAATCAGGAGAGAGCGAAGAACGGGGCAAGCGACGCAACCTTATCGAGAAGTCAGAGATTGAGTTGCAGGAGCCGAAGGAAGCAGAGCTTTGCAAGCCCCTGTTTCGCCAAGAACATTTGCTTCTTCTTCTGTATCAACCGTCCCGATGTAACAGATGTCAGATTCTTGAACTCCTAGCACAAGAAACTTCGAAACCCTCTGGTCATCGCGATCTGCATCGATTTGAAAAGCTATCGAACGAAGTACGCCAGAATCATCTTTCGTCCATTTAATTTGCTGGTCATTGCCCCCAACATTTGTCGTAAACGAGCCGACAAGAACAATATACTTCCATGCCAAAAAGAGTTTTCCTGCATAGATAAAATTAACGTTCTCCCAATCACCATAATTGACTTCAACCTGGATCGGCCCAGCAGGACCGTTCTCCCCTGGGCATATTGCGCCGGCGCGGCCTTCGTCTTTATAATTGTAAGAGAGTTTGCATTTGGCTAAATCGACGGTCGAATAAGAGTACGATGCGGCCTGCGCGAAAAGAGGAAGCCCGATCATACATGCGAGAAAAATCCGACTAAAAAGTTTCATAAAAAGAAAGCCTCCAGAAATCTAAATAAAACAGAAGTGTGCTGATTGTAGCTTAAAATTTAAGCACTACAAGAATTAGCGAACCCATCTACCGGTTTTTGAAATTAAAACATAGCGAGATCGCAGGTGAACTTCCTTCCCTGCTGATTATTGACCCGAGGTGAATCTTGGCAACGAAGACGATTCAATCTTAAACAATTGTTCAATTGGCTGGTTAGTTCAGACAGTGAGTCTGATGGAGGCCTTCTATAGCGGCAGCTGAATCTGCATTTTGCCATGAAAACGAGGTTGATTTTAAATCGAAAAAGCTCTTTGAATCGCGAGAAAGCTGCCTCTAAGAAACGTAGCTAGTACCTCCAAGAGGATAGAAACCTTATTAATATCATTTTATATCGAATCAGGATGATAGGTTTCACGGTCTTGGAAAACGCTCCAGCTGTTAATGACACAAAAATGGCCTTGTAGAGATTGATGCCTTTCTGGCGCGCTAGTAGCAATTGGATGCAAAAAAATTGAACCAGTTCGGTGACGAATTTCGCCTTTGATTTTGAAAAGGTCACAAGTTCAACCGACTCAAATTGAAGTCGATGTCTTGGTTTGAAGTCGTAAGCTGCACTTTTCAGCGGCTCACGACTTGCTTATTTGCGGGTTACCTATGATTTGGGTTTCAACGTCGGCAATCGCGCGGTTTGAATCTCAACCTTTGGAGGACGCCTTGTGTTTCAACTAATGGTTCAACTAAAAGCTCTGCTTTTCATAGCAGCTTGTTTTTCATCTGCAATCGCAGAAGCTAACAATTCTGAATTCACTGATATAGCTGTTAACGAAGTTCGGGTATTGTCTTCGTGTGCGAAATGCCGCGAATTGCCGATTGTCTGTGTGCTAGGGGCGGATAAATTAACAAACGAAAAACTCGTTGCCCGTAACAAAATGAACCGAGTTTTAACTATGTTTGCAGGGGAAGTCCGCCAGTTGGGCTCAGTTTCAGTTCGCTGTGGTAGTGTCCAGATTCAAAACATTGACTTCTATATCGATTATGGCTGCTCAAGCGGCATGACCTATTACCGCGAACGAATGAATCTAAATACGGAGGATTTCGATGGCAATAAAATTACGGATGCTACCGAACGCCGACTTGCAGATAAATGCCATAAACAGGGACGAGAGCTTTATTTTAACGCTTTGGGCGGTCTGCCCAAGATCGTCCGTACATCGCATGGCATGACCTCGATGGGCGAGCAATAAGCCGCAGCTATGGTTCAAGAATCTGCATAATCTCAAGCTCCTAGTGAGTAGCTCGCGGACCTGAAATCACGACGTGCGATCTAGCTCGGCGGCAAAGGTTGACCACAAAAACATCGGCAGACTGGTAGGCCCCCCCGTTCCAGTTGTTTGAGGGAATCATGATCCAAGCCCACTGCTTGGTGAGGGAGTGCTGAAAATTTGCCGCTACAACTAGACCTAGGCAGGGGGTTCTTTGTGCCATGGCCAGATCTTTTGAAAAATCCTATGTTTTAGATTTAGGCTGAAGACTCTTGTTAGCAATATTTTTTTGGAGGGAATTTTGAGCAAATGTACAAACGCTCAACACACGAAGCCGGGCCTTTCTATGCTCGACGGATTTCTACTTTCGCTTCTTGCAACATGTATGCTTTCTTATGCGTCTAGCACTGGCTGGGCTCAAGACTCAACCCCTCAGTTAATACCAATGGTACATAGTGCGCTCGGAATTGGGAGGCAGTTTGATCTCCGATATGAGAAAAAGAACCCTACGGCGTATGCAAGACTGACCATGGAACAAAAAAAAATTGTAGATAACGCTGAAAATCAAATGCGTAAGATCGCTCCCGAGATTATTAAAATGCTTGCAGATAAAGCAGTAATCGTGAGCAGAAATAGATGTGATGCGATCTCCGAACCAGACGTTCAGAGTAAACTCAAAGCGTGCGAAAATTTGATCAATCAAAATAGGAAAGAAATTGAAATTCTGAGCAAAAAAATTGAGTCCTCTCGTGCAAAGCTTTCGACATCGGTTGGCCAGTATAACTACTTCTTTGATCCGGCGGAAATGAGAAATCAAGTGCTCCCGGCAAACGTCACGGAGGCAGAAAAGTCCCAGAATGCTGAGTTTGAAAAGCAAGTGTTAGCTAAAGCCGAATTGGATAGTGCCTCAAAAGGTTGTGTTTGCCCTTCGGCTGTCGGGCCAGGAACTGGCGCTAAACCCCAAACGTC harbors:
- a CDS encoding GNAT family N-acetyltransferase → MVNKLPPEFRFVELSNSDFQKYWSDWGPKIFDDESTNLDTRKILSDEEKLHLKNLSVHTANLIRLNLGIFRGEEFCGWFTGGQQDYETFYMRNSAILPDFRGQGLYTALMYEVLERARKMGFQIVSSRHTTTNNLIIVPKLKAGFVISAIEVSERFGTLVHLKYFFNQTRKKVMVFRAGDLKPDTQLRNALGIE
- a CDS encoding FMN-binding negative transcriptional regulator, which codes for MYVPSFYREQRTTLIYELILEVGFATVLTEGNTDLISHLPVQLLFDDVGRPELLTHCARANPHWRELKKSRRAKAIFNGPHAYISPSWYPPAKDNVPTWNYAVVHSKGNVEIIEDPSGITDCMAKFVNHFEKVNKTGWELPLEERAIGELMKGIVVFKIKDIEFEAKFKLSQKQDPSTRDKVIQKLEAKSDSLSLVNYMKKAFAND
- a CDS encoding GNAT family N-acetyltransferase gives rise to the protein MISDFNLDQVHFRILNSSDSIVEINALLKAAYKPLADAGMRYAASHEDVDATLRNIKDGECHLGLFAQKIVSCAVLRIPNQVEKSGWKSKGPNWYKSPGTTTFGRFAVSPALQSMGLGAKMMDVLECRARELGFTELALDTSEHANHLIKMYERRAYRFIEFHQWEITNYRSVVMSKAL